The Natrinema sp. DC36 genome includes the window TTTAACTTCACGTACATGGTCGCGAGCGGAAGCCCGGATCCGTTCGCGATCTTTCTCTACCGGAACATCTCGAACGCGACGCACCTCCAGTCTGCGGCGGCCGTCTCGGTCTACTTCGTGATCGTCGTCGCCGCGATACTCGTCCTCCAACTGCTCGGTAACAGGGGGTTTTCGACCGCACAACGATGACACCGAAATACACCGTCGATCGGAAACCGAATCGAATCGCTCACCGACCTCGGCTCGCGGCGACAGCCGGAGGTGGCCGGCCGTGAGCGACGTCACCCTCGAGTCGCTCACGAAGGCCTACGGCGACGAAGTGGCCGTCGACGGGATCGATCTGACGATCCGGGACGGCGAGATCCTCGGGATCGTCGGCCCCTCCGGCTGCGGGAAGACGACCACGTTGCGGACCATCGCCGGCTTCGAGACGCCGACTCACGGCCGGGTGCTGTTCGACGGGGGCGACGTCACCCACGTCCCGCCCGAGGAGCGAACCGTCGGGCTGGTTTTCCAGTCCTACGCCCTGTTCGACACTATGACCGTCCGGGAGAACGTCGCGTTCGGGCCGAAGATGCAGGGCGTCCCGAAAGCCGAGCGCCGCGAGCGGGCCGACGAACTGCTCTCCATGCTCGACATCGCCGAGTTGGCCGACCGACGGCCGACGACGCTGTCGGGCGGCCAGGAACAGCGGGTCGGCCTCGCGCGGGCGCTCGCGATCGAACCACACGTCCTCCTGCTCGACGAGCCGATGACGGGGCTGGACGCCGAACTCAAGACCCGGCTGCGCGACGAGATCGGCGAGTTGCTGGCCGACCTCGAGGTGACCGCGCTCTACGTCACCCACGATCAGGAGGAGGCGATGGCGATGTGCGATCGGATCGCGGTCCTCGCGGACGGCACGCTCGAGCAGGTGGGACCGCCCGCGGAGATCTATCGCCGGCCCGCCAACC containing:
- a CDS encoding ABC transporter ATP-binding protein is translated as MSDVTLESLTKAYGDEVAVDGIDLTIRDGEILGIVGPSGCGKTTTLRTIAGFETPTHGRVLFDGGDVTHVPPEERTVGLVFQSYALFDTMTVRENVAFGPKMQGVPKAERRERADELLSMLDIAELADRRPTTLSGGQEQRVGLARALAIEPHVLLLDEPMTGLDAELKTRLRDEIGELLADLEVTALYVTHDQEEAMAMCDRIAVLADGTLEQVGPPAEIYRRPANPFVANFVGSSTLLEGVAENGHVDLGFAELPVSAETDGSVQVAARPAAFDLGEGPIEADVTDVTYLGDRTRLAATLPDDTPVTLHADGIDGYRVGESIPLSIDEQRVHVLE